In Rhodococcus qingshengii JCM 15477, the sequence GTTTCGGCAGGAGACGAGTCTTTCAGATCGGGCTCGTCGTCTTCGGGGTGGCGTCGATTGCCTGCGCGCTCGCTCCGTCCGTCGAGATGTTGATCGCGGCGCGGATCGTCCAAGGCGTCGGCGGGTCGATGCTCAGTCCGGTTGCCTTGGCGATCGTCGTCAACGTGATGACCGACCCGAAGGAGCGGGCCAAGGCAATCGGGGTGTGGGCCGCGGTCTTCGGCCTGAGTATGGCGGCAGGGCCGATCGTCGGCGGCGTGCTCATCGAAAGTTTCGGCTGGCGATCGGTTTTCTGGATCAACGTGCCGGTGATCTTGGCCGTGCTCGTCTTGACTGCTGTGTTTGTTCCGGAGTCCCGAGCGCAGCAGTCGCGACGACTCGATCTTCCCGGTCAGTTGCTACTGGTGATTCTTGTCGGCGGGGCGGTTGCCCTTCTGATCGAGGGTCCGCGAATCGGATGGTTCTCTGCCGCGGCGACGGCAGGGTATGTCGTTGTTGCTGCAGCGTTGGCCGCATTCATCCGCGTCGAATCACGCAAGCGCGAGCCACTGATGGATCTCGCACTCTTCCGCCGCAGACCGTTCTCGTCGGCTGTGGTCGGCGCTGTCGTGGTGTTCGTAGCGTTGAACGCGACGCTACTGCTCGGCACGTTCTACTTGCAGCACTCCCGCGGAATGAGTCCGGCACTGGCCGGCGCGATCACCCTTCCGATGGCTGTTGCGGCA encodes:
- a CDS encoding MFS transporter, giving the protein MKPSSGIEPQVIGLDAGRRWGILAICCTSLFVVGLDTTIVNVALPTIGEGFRVGTRGLEWVVNAYTLVLASLLISSGAVADRFGRRRVFQIGLVVFGVASIACALAPSVEMLIAARIVQGVGGSMLSPVALAIVVNVMTDPKERAKAIGVWAAVFGLSMAAGPIVGGVLIESFGWRSVFWINVPVILAVLVLTAVFVPESRAQQSRRLDLPGQLLLVILVGGAVALLIEGPRIGWFSAAATAGYVVVAAALAAFIRVESRKREPLMDLALFRRRPFSSAVVGAVVVFVALNATLLLGTFYLQHSRGMSPALAGAITLPMAVAATVCAPLSGILVGRFGPRRPLLIAGSFTTLGGLCLVSLDNNTAIPMLLAAYLFLGIGFGFSNAPITNTAVNGLPRSQAGLAGGITSSARQFGAALGVALAGGIIGGSASVDVAQASRSGWILVAGCGIAVLVIALASRNSEELPG